One window from the genome of Hydra vulgaris chromosome 02, alternate assembly HydraT2T_AEP encodes:
- the LOC136076022 gene encoding uncharacterized protein LOC136076022, with translation MPFCSAIERKNLNEFKIHIDLDEKIEDFEISKYSLAKQEAHKQNVCPSLIREAIVFKEMSELLYSKNIELVQTTSYFDFNELFDMKPLKTERRYTRKSKEQLVADEVSQICIHKTKRAASEMLLKTVTVNERPSLPLFRSLVNIHEMPIYDRKSSLSEFGNQSSIKAVVDNNRNAESNVLEKSASSPHLSTLKCTKSRALSEVCVQSKNVDVSASLPLINSLLTFNANNMIYNQDVHKKKCNKSSHRAFIQNLSSNVSKIECNDLIENCLLTTQSCVTDSSCSLSKNTDKNKDDSICKTSQKRRFFTRVFGFMKKKFFKCYKLLTKYKTISMKYITTTRRKKLSTRVVRCGGWWVLLFYTILVTLSSGYKISCLKLYDFCFDTVRLCMSLYPSYNMAQSVKKVLIPGHDIIQSHTLAIGLVSEGSQEARNKDFKSYRKNLSRKTSRREANTDLINRILVSSDAVIS, from the exons ATGCCCTTCTGCAGTGCAA tcgaaagaaaaaatttaaatgaatttaaaatacacATTGACTTGGATGAAAAAATCGAAGATTTCGAAATATCAAAATACTCTTTAGCTAAACAAG aggctcataaacaaaatgtttgtcCTTCATTAATAAGAGAAGCTATCGTATTTAAAGAAATGAGTGAGTTGCTTTATTCCAAAAACATTGAACTTGTTCAAACTACTTCGTATTTTGATTTCAACGAACTTTTTGATATGAAGCCGTTAAAAACAGAACGCAGGTATACAAGAAAAAGCAAAGAACAATTAGTTGCCGATGAAGTTTCTCAAATATGTATTCATAAAACAAAACGTGCAGCGTCTGAAATGCTACTCAAAACAGTAACTGTTAACGAAAGACCTTCTCTTCCACTTTTCCGTTCTCTGGTTAACATTCATGAAATGCCTATTTATGATAGAAAAAGTAGCTTAAGTGAATTCGGTAACCAAAGTTCTATAAAAGCCGTTGTCGACAACAACCGTAACGCAG aaagCAACGTTTTAGAGAAATCCGCTTCTTCGCCACACTTATCAACATTAAAATGTACAAAAAGTAGAGCATTATCTGAAGTTTGCGTGCAGTCAAAAAACGTCGATGTTAGTGCATCGCTGCCGTTGATCAACAGTCTATTGACTTTTAACGCCAATAATATGATTTATAATCAGGATGTTCATAagaaaaaatgcaacaaatcctCGCATAGagcttttattcaaaatttgtcATCAAACGTTAGTAAAATAGAGTGCAATGATCTTatagaaaattgtttattaacCACTCAAAGTTGTGTAACCGACTCCAGTTGTTCTCTTTCGAAGAACACcgacaaaaataaagatgacAGTATTTGTAAAACTTCACAAAAAAGACGCTTTTTTACAAGAGTTTTtggttttatgaaaaaaaagttttttaaatgttacaa attattaacaaaatataaaacaatttctaTGAAGTATATTACAACAACACGAAGGAAAAAACTAAGCACGAGAGTGGTGCGTTGTGGAGGTTGGTGGGTGTTGCT ATTTTACACTATCTTGGTAACATTATCTTCTGGATATAAAATAAGCTGCTTAAAACTCtatgatttttgttttgacaCTGTTAGACTATGTATGTCCCTTTATCCATCGTATAACATGGCTCAATctgtaaaaaaagtattgatacCTGGACATGACATAATTCAGAGCCATACATTAGCCATAGGACTTGTGTCAGAGGGTTCTCAAGAAGCTAGAAATAAAGACTTTAAATCTTATCGCAAAAACCTCAGCCGAAAAACATCCAGAAGAGAAGCAAATACTGATCTGATCAACAGAATCCTGGTTTCCAGTGATGCTGTTATTTCATGA
- the LOC136076489 gene encoding uncharacterized protein LOC136076489 isoform X1, whose amino-acid sequence MSWTRAVWFEYAKDGSLEEFEQTLPSNWVKGNKVFWPNKNVESSLKKMSNPTDDWYQFKLKYIKLTDDDKEVCEEYGDNVTAGELDNNEMMINYCPSSSKKHAIIKSIPMPVPPKMIIRTVTPDTNVPQKVMRNNSSQKISSGYSETSSIQSGYSGLTALSTADIPKPFMSTTTSSMCDDFSVRKPTLNSPTTISMLESSFTNVSTNSPAVISQSYMNYNRKDSACARDKLISSKNLEDNGFQHIVLRRLAQITLQINEISKKLDTINGTRMKDDEGDILIQFDDIDALYEFDRKLGADKRVFKKFVNQLSSIGGNNGKKSVANMINRLMTNRLQSKFNLVGSKGKVTVKLPMKGLNVYKAIIESIKRCEPKATDKETRSFIASCLKYAPYRLNGGKRKSDYHEIDDEVHESDKEKNQDKFVVDSDVESNESGSSFEKEK is encoded by the exons ATGTCTTGGACTAGAGCAGTTTGGTTTGAATATGCAAAGGATGGCTCATTAGAGGAATTTGAGCAGACTCTTCCATCAAACTGGGTAAAGGGTAACAAAGTATTTTGGCCTAATAAAAACGTTGAGTCATCACTGAAAAAAATGTCTAATCCAACTGATGATTGGTATCAATTCAAACTGAAATACATCAAACTAACTG ATGATGACAAAGAAGTATGTGAAGAGTATGGAGATAATGTGACAGCTGGAGAACTGGATAACAACGAAATGATGATAAATTATTGTCCCAGCTCATctaaaaaacatgcaattatTAAGTCTATTCCAATGCCAGTTCCACCAAAAAtgataataa GAACTGTTACACCAGATACAAATGTTCCACAAAAAGTAATGAGGAATAATTCAAGTCAAAAAATATCATCTG GTTATAGTGAAACTTCTTCTATACAAAGTGGTTATTCCGGACTTACTGCTTTATCAACAGCTGACATACCAAAGCCTTTTATGTCAACTACTACCTCTTCTATGTGTGATGATTTTTCCGTACGAAAACCAACATTAAATAGTCCGACCACTATTAGTATGTTAGAAAGCTCATTCACAAATGTTTCCACCAATTCACCTGCTGTTATTTCTCAATCCTACATGAATTACAATAGAAAAGATTCTGCGTGTGCTAGGGACAAGTTAATTAGCTCAAAAAATCTTGAAGATAATG GATTTCAACATATAGTATTACGGAGGTTGGCCCAAATAACTTTGCAAATAAACGAAATATCTAAAAAGTTAGACACAATTAATGGAACCAGAATGAAAGACGATGAAGGAgatatattaatacaatttgATGATATAGACGCTTTATATGAGTTTGATAGAAAACTTGGAGCTGACAAAAGAGTTTTCAAAAAGTTT gTGAATCAGCTATCTTCCATTGGCGGTAACAatggtaaaaaaagtgttgcaaaCATGATAAACAg GCTGATGACTAACAGACTTCAATCGAAGTTCAATTTGGTTGGTTCAAAGGGAAAAGTTACAGTGAAATTACCTATGAAAGGGTTAAATGTTTACAAAGCAATAATTG aatcaaTTAAGCGTTGTGAGCCTAAGGCAACAGACAAAGAAACTAGATCATTTATAGCCTCTTGCCTAAAGTATGCACCTTATCGTTTGAATGGAGGAAAACGGAAATCTGACTACCACGAAATAGATGATGAAGTTCACGAaagtgataaagaaaaaaatcaagataaatTCGTAGTAGACAGTGACGTTGAGTCAAATGAAAGCGGAAGTAGTttcgaaaaagaaaaataa
- the LOC136076023 gene encoding uncharacterized protein LOC136076023: MTVFVKLHKRDAFLQEFLAVNVRKPLGPCRDFRLKKISSLSLSTISPTLLFVVQPVYYNNTKEKTKHESGALWRLVGVAVREASLLLLPLALPKLVIGDHIVKRKRSMKFIGVALENILLVKVERKNLNEFKIHIDLDEKIEDFEISKYSLAKQEAHKQNVCPSLIREAIVFKEMSELLYSKNIELVQTTSYFDFNELFDMKPLKTERRYTRKSKEQLVADEVSQICIHKTKRAASEMLLKTVTVNERPSLPFFRSLVNIHEMPIYDRKSSLSEFGNQSSINAVVDNNRNAESNVLEKSASSPHLSTLKCTKSRALSEVCVQSKNVDVSASLPLINSLLTFNANNMIYNQDVHKKKCNKSSHRAFIQNLSSNVSKIECNDLIENC; this comes from the exons atgacAGTATTTGTAAAACTTCACAAAAGAGACGCTTTTTTACAAGAGTTTTtg GCTGTAAATGTTCGAAAACCTCTAGGACCCTGTAGGGATTTTCGTCTAAAAAAGATTAGTTCTCTTTCTCTCTCAACAATTTCTCCAACATTGTTATTTGTTGTGCAACCTG TATATTACAACAACACGAAGGAAAAAACTAAGCACGAGAGTGGTGCGTTGTGGAGGTTGGTGGGTGTTGCTGTTAGAGAGGCATCTCTTTTACTGCTCCCTCTAGCGCTTCCAAAACTTGTTATCGGTGATCACATTGTGAAAAGAAAACGATCAATGAAATTTATAGGTGTAGCTCTTGAAAACATACTCTTGGTAAAGG tcgaaagaaaaaatttaaatgaatttaaaatacacATTGACTTGGATGAAAAAATCGAAGATTTCGAAATATCAAAATACTCTTTAGCTAAACAAG aggctcataaacaaaatgtttgtcCTTCATTAATAAGAGAAGCTATCGTATTTAAAGAAATGAGTGAGTTGCTTTATTCCAAAAACATTGAACTTGTTCAAACTACTTCGTATTTTGATTTCAACGAACTTTTTGATATGAAGCCGTTAAAAACAGAACGCAGGTATACAAGAAAAAGCAAAGAACAATTAGTTGCCGATGAAGTTTCTCAAATATGTATTCATAAAACAAAACGTGCAGCGTCTGAAATGCTACTCAAAACAGTAACTGTTAACGAAAGACCTTCTCTTCCGTTTTTCCGTTCTCTGGTTAACATTCATGAAATGCCTATTTATGATAGAAAAAGTAGCTTAAGTGAATTCGGTAACCAAAGTTCTATAAATGCCGTTGTCGACAACAACCGTAACGCAG aaagCAACGTTTTAGAGAAATCCGCTTCTTCGCCACACTTATCAACATTAAAATGTACAAAAAGTAGAGCATTATCTGAAGTTTGCGTGCAGTCAAAAAATGTCGATGTTAGTGCATCGCTGCCGTTGATCAACAGTCTATTGACTTTTAACGCCAATAATATGATTTATAATCAGGATGTTCATAagaaaaaatgcaacaaatcctCGCATAGagcttttattcaaaatttgtcATCAAACGTTAGTAAAATAGAGTGCAATGATCTTATAGAAAATTGTTAA
- the LOC136076489 gene encoding uncharacterized protein LOC136076489 isoform X3: MSWTRAVWFEYAKDGSLEEFEQTLPSNWVKGNKVFWPNKNVESSLKKMSNPTDDWYQFKLKYIKLTDDDKEVCEEYGDNVTAGELDNNEMMINYCPSSSKKHAIIKSIPMPVPPKMIIRTVTPDTNVPQKVMRNNSSQKISSGYSETSSIQSGYSGLTALSTADIPKPFMSTTTSSMCDDFSVRKPTLNSPTTISMLESSFTNVSTNSPAVISQSYMNYNRKDSACARDKLISSKNLEDNGFQHIVLRRLAQITLQINEISKKLDTINGTRMKDDEGDILIQFDDIDALYEFDRKLGADKRVFKKFVNQLSSIGGNNGKKSVANMINRIN; the protein is encoded by the exons ATGTCTTGGACTAGAGCAGTTTGGTTTGAATATGCAAAGGATGGCTCATTAGAGGAATTTGAGCAGACTCTTCCATCAAACTGGGTAAAGGGTAACAAAGTATTTTGGCCTAATAAAAACGTTGAGTCATCACTGAAAAAAATGTCTAATCCAACTGATGATTGGTATCAATTCAAACTGAAATACATCAAACTAACTG ATGATGACAAAGAAGTATGTGAAGAGTATGGAGATAATGTGACAGCTGGAGAACTGGATAACAACGAAATGATGATAAATTATTGTCCCAGCTCATctaaaaaacatgcaattatTAAGTCTATTCCAATGCCAGTTCCACCAAAAAtgataataa GAACTGTTACACCAGATACAAATGTTCCACAAAAAGTAATGAGGAATAATTCAAGTCAAAAAATATCATCTG GTTATAGTGAAACTTCTTCTATACAAAGTGGTTATTCCGGACTTACTGCTTTATCAACAGCTGACATACCAAAGCCTTTTATGTCAACTACTACCTCTTCTATGTGTGATGATTTTTCCGTACGAAAACCAACATTAAATAGTCCGACCACTATTAGTATGTTAGAAAGCTCATTCACAAATGTTTCCACCAATTCACCTGCTGTTATTTCTCAATCCTACATGAATTACAATAGAAAAGATTCTGCGTGTGCTAGGGACAAGTTAATTAGCTCAAAAAATCTTGAAGATAATG GATTTCAACATATAGTATTACGGAGGTTGGCCCAAATAACTTTGCAAATAAACGAAATATCTAAAAAGTTAGACACAATTAATGGAACCAGAATGAAAGACGATGAAGGAgatatattaatacaatttgATGATATAGACGCTTTATATGAGTTTGATAGAAAACTTGGAGCTGACAAAAGAGTTTTCAAAAAGTTT gTGAATCAGCTATCTTCCATTGGCGGTAACAatggtaaaaaaagtgttgcaaaCATGATAAACAg aatcaaTTAA
- the LOC136076488 gene encoding uncharacterized protein LOC136076488, which produces MFETKVERKNLNEFKIHIDLDEKIEDFEISKYSLAKQEAHKQNVCPSLIREAIVFKEMSELLYSKNIELVQTTSYFDFNELFDMKPLKTERRYTRKSKEQLVADEVSQICIHKTKRAASEMLLKTVTVNERPSLPLFRSLVNIHEMPIYDRKSSLSEFGNQSSIKAVVDNNRNAESNVLEKSASSPHLSTLKCTKSRALSEVCVQSKNVDVSASLPLINSLLTFNANNMIYNQDVHKKKCNKSSHRAFIQNLSSNVSKIECNDLIENC; this is translated from the exons atgTTTGAAACCAAAG tcgaaagaaaaaatttaaatgaatttaaaatacacATTGACTTGGATGAAAAAATCGAAGATTTCGAAATATCAAAATACTCTTTAGCTAAACAAG aggctcataaacaaaatgtttgtcCTTCATTAATAAGAGAAGCTATCGTATTTAAAGAAATGAGTGAGTTGCTTTATTCCAAAAACATTGAACTTGTTCAAACTACTTCGTATTTTGATTTCAACGAACTTTTTGATATGAAGCCGTTAAAAACAGAACGCAGGTATACAAGAAAAAGCAAAGAACAATTAGTTGCCGATGAAGTTTCTCAAATATGTATTCATAAAACAAAACGTGCAGCGTCTGAAATGCTACTCAAAACAGTAACTGTTAACGAAAGACCTTCTCTTCCACTTTTCCGTTCTCTGGTTAACATTCATGAAATGCCTATTTATGATAGAAAAAGTAGCTTAAGTGAATTCGGTAACCAAAGTTCTATAAAAGCCGTTGTCGACAACAACCGTAACGCAG aaagCAACGTTTTAGAGAAATCCGCTTCTTCGCCACACTTATCAACATTAAAATGTACAAAAAGTAGAGCATTATCTGAAGTTTGCGTGCAGTCAAAAAACGTCGATGTTAGTGCATCGCTGCCGTTGATCAACAGTCTATTGACTTTTAACGCCAATAATATGATTTATAATCAGGATGTTCATAagaaaaaatgcaacaaatcctCGCATAGagcttttattcaaaatttgtcATCAAACGTTAGTAAAATAGAGTGCAATGATCTTATAGAAAATTGTTAA
- the LOC136076489 gene encoding uncharacterized protein LOC136076489 isoform X2 — protein sequence MSWTRAVWFEYAKDGSLEEFEQTLPSNWVKGNKVFWPNKNVESSLKKMSNPTDDWYQFKLKYIKLTGTVTPDTNVPQKVMRNNSSQKISSGYSETSSIQSGYSGLTALSTADIPKPFMSTTTSSMCDDFSVRKPTLNSPTTISMLESSFTNVSTNSPAVISQSYMNYNRKDSACARDKLISSKNLEDNGFQHIVLRRLAQITLQINEISKKLDTINGTRMKDDEGDILIQFDDIDALYEFDRKLGADKRVFKKFVNQLSSIGGNNGKKSVANMINRLMTNRLQSKFNLVGSKGKVTVKLPMKGLNVYKAIIESIKRCEPKATDKETRSFIASCLKYAPYRLNGGKRKSDYHEIDDEVHESDKEKNQDKFVVDSDVESNESGSSFEKEK from the exons ATGTCTTGGACTAGAGCAGTTTGGTTTGAATATGCAAAGGATGGCTCATTAGAGGAATTTGAGCAGACTCTTCCATCAAACTGGGTAAAGGGTAACAAAGTATTTTGGCCTAATAAAAACGTTGAGTCATCACTGAAAAAAATGTCTAATCCAACTGATGATTGGTATCAATTCAAACTGAAATACATCAAACTAACTG GAACTGTTACACCAGATACAAATGTTCCACAAAAAGTAATGAGGAATAATTCAAGTCAAAAAATATCATCTG GTTATAGTGAAACTTCTTCTATACAAAGTGGTTATTCCGGACTTACTGCTTTATCAACAGCTGACATACCAAAGCCTTTTATGTCAACTACTACCTCTTCTATGTGTGATGATTTTTCCGTACGAAAACCAACATTAAATAGTCCGACCACTATTAGTATGTTAGAAAGCTCATTCACAAATGTTTCCACCAATTCACCTGCTGTTATTTCTCAATCCTACATGAATTACAATAGAAAAGATTCTGCGTGTGCTAGGGACAAGTTAATTAGCTCAAAAAATCTTGAAGATAATG GATTTCAACATATAGTATTACGGAGGTTGGCCCAAATAACTTTGCAAATAAACGAAATATCTAAAAAGTTAGACACAATTAATGGAACCAGAATGAAAGACGATGAAGGAgatatattaatacaatttgATGATATAGACGCTTTATATGAGTTTGATAGAAAACTTGGAGCTGACAAAAGAGTTTTCAAAAAGTTT gTGAATCAGCTATCTTCCATTGGCGGTAACAatggtaaaaaaagtgttgcaaaCATGATAAACAg GCTGATGACTAACAGACTTCAATCGAAGTTCAATTTGGTTGGTTCAAAGGGAAAAGTTACAGTGAAATTACCTATGAAAGGGTTAAATGTTTACAAAGCAATAATTG aatcaaTTAAGCGTTGTGAGCCTAAGGCAACAGACAAAGAAACTAGATCATTTATAGCCTCTTGCCTAAAGTATGCACCTTATCGTTTGAATGGAGGAAAACGGAAATCTGACTACCACGAAATAGATGATGAAGTTCACGAaagtgataaagaaaaaaatcaagataaatTCGTAGTAGACAGTGACGTTGAGTCAAATGAAAGCGGAAGTAGTttcgaaaaagaaaaataa